One part of the Glycine soja cultivar W05 chromosome 11, ASM419377v2, whole genome shotgun sequence genome encodes these proteins:
- the LOC114373081 gene encoding uncharacterized protein LOC114373081: protein MVVEALSGLLRKAIAENMYKGYLVGSKKVDISILQYADDTIFFGEATMENVRALKATLRAFELISGLKINYAKSCFGAFEVSDQWRSDAAKYLNCTLLSIPFTYLGMPIGANPRRTQMWNNIIHKYERKLDSKNSGGKAQKDTTKIPWVKWDTVCLSKNKGGLGIKDLSNFNEALLGKWGWELANNQNQPWARILLSKYGGWKELISSGKSKFSSQWWQDLKAIF, encoded by the exons atggTTGTGGAAGCTTTATCTGGACTGCTGAGAAAGGCAATAGCTGAAAACATGTACAAAGGTTATCTAGTGGGATCAAAAAAGGTTGACATAAGTATTTTACAATACGCGGATGACACTATATTTTTTGGAGAAGCAACTATGGAAAATGTGAGAGCATTAAAGGCTACTTTAAGGGCGTTTGAGTTAATCTCAGGCCTAAAGATTAATTATGCTAAGAGTTGCTTTGGAGCTTTCGAGGTTTCAGATCAGTGGAGGAGTGATGCTGCTAAGTATTTAAACTGCACCCTATTATCTATTCCTTTTACATATCTTGGCATGCCTATAGGGGCTAATCCGAGGCGAACACAAATGTGGAACAACATTATCCACAAATATGAGAGGAAATTG GATTCCAAAAACAGTGGTGGAAAGGCTCAAAAGGATACAAC CAAGATTCCTTGGGTGAAGTGGGATACAGTTTGCCTCTCTAAGAACAAAGGGGGCCTAGGGATCAAAGATTTATCCAACTTTAATGAGGCTTTACTTGGAAAATGGGGGTGGGAGCTGGCTAATAATCAGAACCAACCTTGGGCTAGAATTTTACTCTCCAAATATGGTGGGTGGAAGGAGCTGATCTCTAGTGGAAAGAGTAAATTCTCTTCTCAATGGTGGCAAGACTTAAAGGCTATCTTCTAG
- the LOC114373082 gene encoding uncharacterized protein LOC114373082: MVADFLAEIESGHIHQSSRDLLCWKPDPNGLYYTKSAYKVLQEAHDNSNEDRALKIMWSLKIPPRASAFSWRLFKNRLPTRDNLRRRQVTLPSYSCPLCDLEEESITHLMFNYSKTRSLWWEPMRWVNRVGPFPIDPKNHFLQFSQWNRPSCIVKRWEFLWIALSLSIWHHRNGMVFNNQPFNPEKVMDEALFHTWSWLKCVEKGFQLHFNFWSSNLKDAFS; encoded by the coding sequence ATGGTAGCTGACTTTCTAGCTGAGATCGAGTCAGGCCACATCCATCAATCCAGCAGAGATTTACTTTGCTGGAAGCCTGATCCTAATGGTCTATATTACACAAAGTCTGCATACAAAGTGTTGCAGGAGGCTCATGATAATTCTAATGAAGACAGGGCCCTTAAGATCATGTGGAGCCTGAAAATTCCCCCAAGAGCTAGTGCTTTTTCTTGGAGATTATTCAAGAACAGGCTCCCTACAAGGGATAATCTCAGAAGGAGGCAAGTGACATTGCCTTCATATAGCTGTCCTTTATGTGACCTTGAAGAAGAATCTATCACTCATCTTATGTTCAACTATTCCAAGACTAGGAGTCTTTGGTGGGAGCCTATGAGATGGGTTAATAGAGTGGGTCCTTTCCCCATAGACCCAAAGAATCACTTTCTGCAATTCTCTCAGTGGAATAGGCCAAGTTGTATAGTCAAGAGATGGGAATTTCTCTGGATAGCTCTGTCCTTGTCCATTTGGCATCACAGAAATGGCATGGTTTTCAATAATCAGCCTTTCAATCCAGAAAAGGTCATGGATGAGGCCTTATTCCACACCTGGTCCTGGCTTAAGTGTGTGGAAAAGGGCTTTcaattgcattttaatttctggtCATCTAACCTGAAGGATGCATTTTCTTAG